From the genome of Malus domestica chromosome 04, GDT2T_hap1, one region includes:
- the LOC103419221 gene encoding disease resistance protein Roq1-like — protein MALSTQRASVSLLSSESAPQWKYDVFLSFRGVDTRKGFVSHLYHELCKCQGIMTFMDDRELAGGTSIPLELPSAIKESHTAIVVLSPNYASSKWCLTELTNIIQCMEARNSILPVFYGVDPSDVGNQRGRFAEAFAKHEGKLTSTEDKMKVTQWKAALKTVSKISGWDLKNFKCERELIDDIAKCVWRKVQATITLSDSSQKLVGIDSALEQLTMLLALDANDVHFIGITGMGGIGKTTLAKLVFDKIFHRFEVHCFLANVREVCARDHTVVGLQKQLLFPILKEKIEEIWDEEWGRIYSKKCLCNKKVLLVLDDVDELNQLEVLAGNQSWFGMGSRIIITTRNEGLLVQNGIATSYKVEGLNYGEALELFSLNAFKKDQPEEDFLELSERFLNYARGLPLVLKVLGSFLYTRGRDAWNSELDNLHKIPNQTIFYSLKVSYDGLRLMEKRIFLDVACFHKGKYTKQVIQVLDNSFGISSCILIDLLIERSLLYNDYGNMIGMHDLIQQMAWTIVRQESEEPGLRSRLWIPNDIFHVFMTNTGTRAIEGIVLRLPESKEVHWNSEAFSNMHELRFLEFNNLIISSGPKFLPCSLRIINWSFYPSKFLPTSFHPHLLTQLAMRKSKLVRLWKGKLVRVILNKCYINYKIIIYLLFWINFKVVKAKYRI, from the exons ATGGCGTTGAGCACGCAAAGGGCCTCTGTATCTCTTCTTTCATCTGAATCAGCTCCTCAATGGAAGTACGACGTGTTTCTGAGTTTCAGAGGTGTAGACACCCGCAAGGGTTTTGTCTCCCATCTATACCACGAATTGTGCAAGTGCCAAGGAATTATGACTTTCATGGACGACCGAGAGCTTGCAGGTGGAACAAGTATTCCTCTGGAGCTCCCGAGTGCGATCAAAGAATCACATACTGCAATTGTTGTTCTCTCGCCAAACTATGCTTCTTCCAAATGGTGCTTGACTGAGCTTACAAACATTATTCAGTGCATGGAAGCCAGGAACTCAATTCTCCCAGTCTTTTATGGTGTGGATCCCTCTGACGTAGGAAATCAGAGGGGGAGATTTGCCGAAGCCTTCGCCAAGCATGAAGGAAAGTTGACTAGCACTGAAGACAAAATGAAGGTGACTCAGTGGAAAGCTGCTTTAAAAACAGTGTCGAAAATTTCTGGGTGGGATTTGAAGAATTTTAA GTGTGAAAGAGAGCTGATTGATGACATCGCCAAATGTGTGTGGAGGAAGGTGCAAGCTACAATCACTTTGTCAGATTCCTCACAGAAGTTAGTCGGAATTGATTCCGCGCTCGAGCAACTAACTATGCTATTAGCTCTTGATGCAAATGATGTTCACTTTATTGGGATAACTGGGATGGGTGGCATAGGCAAGACAACCCTTGCTAAGCTAGTTTTTGACAAAATCTTCCATCGTTTTGAAGTTCACTGTTTTCTTGCCAATGTTAGAGAGGTTTGTGCAAGAGATCATACTGTTGTTGGCCTTCAAAAACAACTTCTTTTCCCAATCTTGAAGGAAAAGATTGAAGAAATTTGGGATGAAGAGTGGGGAAGAATTTACAGTAAGAAGTGCTTGTGCAATAAGAAGGTTCTTCTCGTACTTGATGATGTGGATGAATTAAACCAACTAGAAGTACTGGCTGGGAATCAAAGTTGGTTTGGTATGGGGAGTAGAATTATCATTACAACAAGAAATGAAGGTCTGCTCGTCCAGAATGGTATAGCAACATCATATAAGGTTGAGGGATTGAATTATGGAGAAGCTCTTGAGCTCTTTAGCTTGAATGCCTTCAAAAAAGACCAACCCGAGGAAGACTTTTTGGAACTCTCTGAGCGTTTCCTAAACTATGCCAGAGGACTTCCATTAGTTCTTAAAGTTTTAGGGTCTTTTTTGTATACGAGAGGGCGAGATGCATGGAATAGTGAGTTGGATAATCTACATAAAATTCCCAatcaaacaattttttattcGCTCAAAGTTAGTTATGATGGACTCCGGTTGATGGAGAAGAGAATTTTCCTTGATGTTGCATGTTTCCACAAAGGGAAGTACACAAAGCAAGTAATTCAAGTACTAGACAATTCTTTTGGAATTTCTAGTTGTATTCTAATAGATTTGCTAATTGAGAGATCTCTTCTATACAATGATTACGGAAACATGATAGGGATGCATGATTTGATACAACAAATGGCATGGACAATTGTTCGTCAAGAGTCTGAAGAGCCTGGTCTACGTAGTAGGTTGTGGATTCCCAATGACATTTTTCATGTATTCATGACCAATACG GGGACACGTGCTATTGAAGGCATAGTCTTACGGTTACCCGAATCAAAAGAGGTGCACTGGAATTCGGAAGCCTTCTCTAATATGCATGAACTGAGGTTTCTGGAATTCAATAATTTGATCATTTCTTCAGGTCCTAAATTTCTTCCATGTTCCTTGAGAATTATAAACTGGAGTTTCTATCCTTCCAAGTTTCTTCCAACCAGCTTTCACCCGCATTTGCTTACTCAACTTGCGATGCGAAAGAGCAAACTTGTTCGGCTTTGGAAGGGAAAATTGGTAAGAGTAATATTGAATAAAtgctatataaattataaaataatcatttatttattattttggatAAACTTTAAGGTTGTAAAAGCTAAGTATAGGATCTAA